In Nocardioides sp. zg-1228, a single window of DNA contains:
- a CDS encoding EboA domain-containing protein: MTDIRPLADHDAIRSALDDAARARWEAMNAEVAEDPSRLGRTFPAAARTTGRGPLPGADGVLLEDAVRVRLVVEAARSLDAAALLAELGEVYRYGDNDEKRAVLHALAGAPDEVDGTDLLLDALRTNDTRLVAAAMGPHSDRLDDDAWRQGVLKCLFTGVPVASVTGLSRRADRELAEMVQRYQREREAAGRDVPPDVQVVLDACGASPEKQPEKQKDS; encoded by the coding sequence GTGACCGACATCCGTCCGCTCGCCGACCACGACGCCATCCGGAGCGCGCTCGACGACGCCGCGCGCGCCCGGTGGGAGGCCATGAACGCCGAGGTCGCCGAGGACCCGTCCCGGCTCGGCCGGACGTTCCCCGCCGCGGCGCGCACGACCGGTCGTGGACCGCTGCCGGGCGCCGACGGCGTGCTGCTGGAGGACGCGGTGCGCGTTCGGCTGGTGGTCGAGGCGGCGCGGTCGCTCGACGCCGCGGCCCTCCTCGCCGAGCTGGGCGAGGTCTACCGCTACGGCGACAACGACGAGAAGCGCGCCGTGCTCCACGCCCTGGCCGGAGCACCCGACGAGGTCGACGGCACCGACCTGCTGCTCGACGCGCTGCGCACCAACGACACCCGTCTCGTCGCCGCGGCGATGGGACCGCACAGCGACCGGCTCGACGACGACGCGTGGCGCCAGGGCGTCCTCAAGTGCCTGTTCACCGGCGTCCCCGTCGCGTCGGTCACCGGCCTCTCCCGGCGCGCCGACCGCGAGCTGGCCGAGATGGTGCAGCGCTACCAGCGCGAGCGCGAGGCGGCCGGGCGCGACGTACCCCCCGACGTGCAGGTCGTGCTCGACGCCTGCGGCGCCTCCCCCGAGAAGCAGCCCGAGAAGCAGAAGGACTCCTGA
- a CDS encoding sugar phosphate isomerase/epimerase family protein translates to MSAAGRSPLRLGYGSNGFSGHRFPDACEVIAGLGYDGVALTLDQPHLDPFADDAGAQTARAAKSLADHGLAVVIETGSRFVLDPWRKHEPTLVSDGDRGPRIELLTRAVRIAAELGAEAMSCWSGVLPEGTRAEEGWRRLTDGLGPVLDLAHELGVVVCVEPEPGMHVDTVDEALELRRRLGEPDHLRLTLDLGHLVCNEPRSPQASVAVAGSLIGNVQVDDMVRDVHEHLELGQGTLDLDAVLGALVATGFAGLASVELPRHSHAAPTVAARQIAALRASLARLADAESEGPTP, encoded by the coding sequence GTGAGCGCGGCGGGACGGAGCCCCCTGCGCCTGGGCTACGGCAGCAACGGCTTCTCCGGCCACCGCTTCCCCGACGCCTGCGAGGTGATCGCGGGGCTCGGCTACGACGGCGTCGCCCTCACCCTCGACCAGCCGCACCTCGACCCGTTCGCCGACGACGCGGGCGCCCAGACCGCCCGCGCCGCGAAGTCGCTGGCCGACCACGGGCTGGCCGTCGTCATCGAGACCGGCTCGCGATTCGTGCTCGACCCGTGGCGCAAGCACGAGCCGACCCTGGTCAGCGACGGCGACCGCGGCCCGCGGATCGAGCTGCTGACCCGCGCCGTGCGGATCGCGGCCGAGCTCGGCGCCGAGGCGATGTCGTGCTGGTCGGGCGTGCTGCCCGAGGGGACGAGAGCCGAGGAGGGCTGGCGACGGCTCACCGACGGGCTCGGCCCCGTCCTCGACCTCGCCCACGAGCTGGGGGTCGTCGTCTGCGTCGAGCCCGAGCCCGGCATGCACGTCGACACCGTCGACGAGGCGCTCGAGCTGCGCCGGCGGCTCGGCGAGCCTGACCACCTCCGGCTCACCCTCGACCTCGGCCACCTGGTGTGCAACGAGCCGCGCAGCCCTCAGGCGTCCGTCGCCGTCGCCGGCAGCCTCATCGGCAACGTGCAGGTCGACGACATGGTCCGCGACGTGCACGAGCACCTCGAGCTGGGCCAGGGCACGCTCGACCTCGACGCCGTCCTCGGCGCGCTGGTGGCGACCGGCTTCGCCGGCCTGGCCAGCGTCGAGCTGCCCCGCCACTCCCACGCGGCGCCCACGGTGGCCGCACGTCAGATCGCCGCCCTGCGCGCCTCGCTGGCGCGCCTCGCGGACGCCGAGAGCGAAGGACCCACGCCGTGA